The following are from one region of the Cytobacillus firmus genome:
- a CDS encoding CAP domain-containing protein — translation MNKKVIYSVAAAAALLVSAPGANQADAASNCPTPEQAKKIAISQSGNLSQEQINNILQKYLKDYNINWGNAQVNKQEAQKPAAPAPAEQPAKAPAKTQETAKAPAQQPAQQQAPAEQTKEAAPASSEVSAYEKKVLELTNQERAKAGVPALKLDEELSKVAREKSRDMQSKGYFDHNSPTYGSPFDMMKQFGISYTTAGENIAMGQQSPEEVVQAWMNSEGHRKNIMNANFTHLGVGHVADGNYWTQMFIGK, via the coding sequence ATGAATAAAAAAGTTATTTACTCAGTAGCAGCGGCAGCAGCATTATTAGTATCAGCACCAGGAGCTAACCAGGCGGACGCAGCTTCAAATTGTCCTACTCCTGAACAAGCTAAAAAAATTGCAATCTCTCAATCTGGCAACCTAAGCCAGGAACAAATCAATAACATTCTTCAAAAATACCTTAAAGACTACAATATTAATTGGGGAAATGCTCAAGTAAATAAACAGGAAGCTCAGAAGCCTGCAGCTCCAGCTCCAGCAGAGCAGCCTGCAAAAGCACCAGCCAAAACACAAGAAACTGCAAAAGCACCTGCGCAGCAGCCTGCACAGCAGCAAGCACCTGCAGAGCAGACAAAAGAAGCAGCACCTGCTTCTTCTGAAGTAAGTGCTTACGAGAAAAAAGTTCTTGAATTAACGAACCAGGAACGAGCAAAAGCTGGAGTGCCTGCACTTAAATTGGACGAAGAACTAAGCAAAGTAGCTCGTGAAAAATCACGTGATATGCAGTCTAAAGGATACTTTGACCATAACAGCCCAACTTACGGTTCACCATTCGATATGATGAAGCAATTCGGCATCTCATACACTACAGCAGGCGAAAACATTGCTATGGGCCAACAGTCTCCTGAAGAAGTTGTACAAGCTTGGATGAATAGTGAAGGCCACCGTAAAAACATCATGAATGCCAACTTTACACACCTTGGTGTTGGCCATGTTGCTGACGGTAACTACTGGACACAAATGTTCATCGGGAAATAA
- a CDS encoding GNAT family N-acetyltransferase has translation MEIRKGTKADLKEIMEIIQKTVSIMESEGNDQWNRTYPQKEDFSADVQAGSLYTAIFEGNIAGSITVDQIQAEEYKNASWRKDEPCFVFHRLAVDPEIRGEGIASRLIAFAEDHAVNNGISYMRTDTYSLNKKAQSLFEKNGYVKAGAIFMDRENPFYCYDKLLD, from the coding sequence ATGGAAATTAGAAAAGGAACCAAAGCCGATTTGAAGGAAATAATGGAAATTATCCAGAAGACGGTCAGCATTATGGAATCTGAGGGGAATGATCAATGGAACCGGACCTATCCCCAAAAGGAAGATTTTTCAGCTGATGTCCAAGCAGGCAGTTTGTACACTGCCATCTTTGAAGGAAATATCGCAGGTTCCATTACTGTTGATCAAATCCAGGCGGAGGAATATAAAAATGCCTCATGGAGAAAAGATGAGCCCTGCTTTGTATTTCACCGTCTGGCCGTAGATCCTGAGATAAGAGGCGAGGGGATTGCGAGCAGGTTAATTGCATTTGCTGAAGATCATGCAGTGAATAATGGGATATCGTATATGAGAACAGATACATACTCGCTGAATAAAAAGGCTCAAAGTTTATTTGAGAAAAATGGATATGTTAAAGCAGGTGCAATCTTCATGGATCGGGAAAATCCTTTTTACTGCTATGATAAGCTGCTTGATTAA
- a CDS encoding Hsp20/alpha crystallin family protein — MELDKWKDLIKMTAQYQDQDFWETLISPGDSNHNKKLSFSGLEQEKINHFLSNQDIFPRCDMYENNGNIKIEAELPGISKNDIKVSLVQNELIIKGKCSAFQQHLRYFLKERHSRTFEKVLTLPMPVDKYSIESSFENGILSISLPILFEEKEIIPIIVKNEEQL; from the coding sequence ATGGAACTGGATAAATGGAAAGATTTAATCAAAATGACCGCACAATATCAGGATCAGGATTTCTGGGAAACGCTTATTTCACCCGGGGATTCCAATCACAATAAGAAACTTTCTTTTTCAGGTCTGGAGCAGGAAAAAATAAATCATTTTCTGTCAAATCAGGATATTTTTCCACGCTGTGACATGTATGAGAACAATGGCAACATCAAAATTGAAGCAGAGCTCCCCGGTATAAGCAAAAACGATATTAAAGTATCTCTTGTACAAAATGAACTAATTATTAAAGGAAAATGTTCAGCATTTCAGCAGCACTTGCGCTACTTTCTGAAAGAAAGACATAGCAGAACTTTTGAAAAAGTTCTGACCCTCCCTATGCCTGTTGATAAATATTCGATAGAATCATCATTTGAAAACGGGATACTTTCCATTTCTCTTCCCATCCTATTCGAAGAGAAAGAAATAATACCCATTATTGTAAAGAATGAAGAGCAGCTTTAA
- a CDS encoding Hsp20/alpha crystallin family protein: MFPWNLFPFNKDMKNPPSQMKPEEIDKYIKNIMGQMFPQNMQGMTGAPDFMKGFNAAAPGTNQQSNSAPLNSSVFETHDYVFVRFPIKNEEWLKEMKLYHTSNQMIIEHIPDKDDKHIITLPAIVRKKGSSASCKEGYMEIKIPKNIDMQYSEIDVTEIL; this comes from the coding sequence ATGTTCCCGTGGAATCTTTTTCCGTTTAATAAAGATATGAAGAATCCTCCCAGCCAAATGAAACCGGAGGAAATTGATAAATATATTAAAAATATTATGGGGCAAATGTTTCCTCAGAATATGCAGGGAATGACTGGAGCACCGGATTTTATGAAAGGCTTTAATGCTGCAGCCCCTGGAACTAATCAACAGTCAAATTCTGCACCACTTAATTCATCCGTCTTCGAAACCCATGATTATGTTTTTGTGAGATTTCCAATAAAAAACGAGGAATGGTTAAAAGAAATGAAGCTTTATCATACCTCCAACCAAATGATTATCGAGCATATTCCCGATAAGGACGATAAACATATTATTACCCTCCCTGCCATTGTCAGGAAAAAAGGATCATCCGCCAGCTGCAAAGAGGGCTATATGGAGATAAAAATACCTAAAAATATCGATATGCAATATTCAGAGATAGATGTAACGGAAATATTATAA
- a CDS encoding SDR family oxidoreductase: protein MRNKAALITGGATGIGKRTANMLAAKGIDLVINYRSSQEEAVSLCRELTEKFGTKNIALQGDISLPADCIKMSERALNEFQVIDIVINNAGPYVHERKEMLDYSFEQWNYLINGNLNAIFYLSKLFIPKMRENGWGRIITIGFDRVEAASGWIYRSAFAAAKTGAASLTKSIALEEAGNGITANMVCPGDIIGEWKERNIEEAAKVDDHASPVGRPGTGEDIARVISFLTDEKSDFITGSIIPVTGGKDVLGKIYQE, encoded by the coding sequence GTGAGAAATAAAGCAGCTTTAATCACGGGAGGGGCAACAGGGATCGGAAAAAGAACGGCGAATATGCTTGCCGCTAAAGGCATCGATCTGGTGATCAATTACCGTAGCAGTCAAGAGGAAGCTGTCTCATTATGCAGGGAACTGACCGAAAAATTCGGCACTAAAAATATTGCTTTGCAGGGAGATATTTCTTTACCGGCGGACTGTATAAAGATGTCTGAAAGAGCACTTAATGAATTTCAAGTCATCGATATAGTCATTAATAATGCCGGTCCTTATGTGCACGAAAGAAAAGAGATGCTGGATTATTCTTTTGAACAATGGAATTACCTTATTAATGGCAACTTAAATGCAATCTTTTATTTATCCAAGTTGTTTATACCGAAAATGAGGGAAAATGGGTGGGGAAGAATTATCACGATAGGCTTTGATCGTGTAGAAGCAGCATCTGGGTGGATATACCGTTCTGCATTTGCGGCTGCAAAAACGGGGGCAGCGTCTTTAACGAAATCCATTGCACTTGAAGAGGCCGGTAACGGAATTACCGCAAATATGGTTTGTCCGGGAGATATTATCGGTGAATGGAAGGAAAGAAATATCGAAGAGGCTGCGAAGGTTGATGATCATGCATCACCAGTCGGAAGGCCGGGTACAGGTGAGGATATTGCCCGAGTCATCAGTTTTCTGACCGATGAAAAATCAGACTTTATTACAGGCAGCATAATCCCGGTTACTGGAGGAAAAGACGTCCTGGGGAAAATTTATCAGGAATAA
- a CDS encoding MATE family efflux transporter yields MNQTYSKKQKLHQLLVILVPILVTQLAMYSMTFIDTLMTGRYDSQDLAGVAIGSSLWVPVFTGLSGILLAVTPIVSHLVGAGKEREEVAFSVIQGVYLSIIMAVIVFAGGAFSLNPILSGMNLENRVDDTAFNYLAALSTGLIPLFVYNVLRSFIDALGKTRVSMIITLLTLPINAFFNYILIYGKLGFPELGGAGAGYASSITYWLIMVISIIIIHKNSPFSNYGIFRRMHAVSIGKWKEILLIGIPIGLSIFFETSIFSAVTLLMSTFETAVIAAHQIALNFASLLYMIPLSISMALTIVVGFEAGAKRFRDAKEYSWIGVGIAVFMALICAAVLLAFPKEVASIYTKDDHVLQLTAAFLIYAMFFQLSDAIQAPVQGALRGYKDVNVTFIMSLISYWIIGLPFGYYLANHTDWGAYGYWIGLITGLAAGAITLTSRLIYLQNRKYPAYMEAK; encoded by the coding sequence ATGAATCAGACATACAGCAAAAAACAAAAACTGCATCAGCTGCTGGTTATTTTAGTTCCAATATTAGTAACCCAGCTGGCGATGTACTCTATGACATTTATTGATACTTTAATGACCGGCCGCTATGATTCACAGGACCTGGCAGGTGTAGCGATAGGATCTTCTCTATGGGTTCCTGTATTCACCGGGCTCAGCGGAATACTCCTTGCTGTTACCCCGATTGTGTCCCACCTTGTGGGTGCAGGGAAAGAGCGTGAGGAAGTTGCTTTTTCTGTTATTCAGGGTGTTTATTTGTCCATCATTATGGCCGTCATTGTTTTTGCCGGAGGAGCATTCTCCTTAAATCCCATCTTAAGTGGAATGAATCTCGAGAACAGGGTCGATGATACAGCTTTCAACTACCTTGCAGCCTTAAGCACAGGATTGATTCCCCTGTTTGTATACAATGTATTAAGGTCGTTTATTGATGCTCTTGGGAAGACCAGAGTCAGTATGATCATCACCCTTCTTACACTGCCAATCAATGCTTTTTTTAACTATATACTCATTTATGGCAAATTGGGGTTTCCGGAACTCGGAGGAGCAGGTGCAGGCTATGCTTCATCTATTACTTACTGGCTGATCATGGTTATTTCGATTATTATTATTCATAAAAATTCCCCGTTCTCGAACTATGGAATTTTCAGAAGAATGCATGCTGTTTCTATCGGCAAATGGAAGGAAATCCTTCTTATCGGGATCCCGATCGGCTTATCGATTTTTTTCGAAACCAGTATCTTTTCAGCTGTTACTTTATTAATGAGCACATTTGAAACAGCCGTAATCGCAGCTCACCAGATTGCCCTCAATTTCGCATCACTTCTTTATATGATCCCGCTAAGCATTTCAATGGCATTAACAATCGTTGTGGGCTTTGAAGCGGGTGCTAAGAGATTCAGGGATGCTAAAGAGTACAGCTGGATCGGTGTCGGGATTGCTGTATTTATGGCCTTAATATGTGCAGCTGTTCTTTTGGCTTTCCCAAAAGAGGTGGCATCGATTTATACAAAAGACGACCATGTACTGCAATTAACAGCCGCTTTTTTAATTTATGCCATGTTCTTTCAGCTTTCAGATGCCATTCAGGCACCCGTCCAGGGAGCGCTGCGGGGATATAAGGACGTTAATGTCACCTTCATTATGTCGCTTATTTCTTATTGGATCATCGGACTGCCGTTTGGCTATTACCTGGCCAATCATACGGATTGGGGAGCCTATGGTTATTGGATTGGTTTAATTACAGGACTTGCAGCTGGGGCCATTACTTTAACAAGCCGGCTGATCTATCTGCAAAACAGAAAATACCCTGCATATATGGAAGCGAAGTAA
- a CDS encoding GNAT family N-acetyltransferase encodes MLKKRDLHDCHALFELMTHPDVFPFVRQKANCYDEFIFITKQTIESEERGELISRTILDEWGAPIGTINLYDIQENAGFLGTWLGKPYHGKGYNKLAKDAFFEELFFETGIETIFMRIRKENIRSQKAAEKLPYVILANETRKSVYDQLNADGDIYNLYEIPKDLYTLHVMRHGAAVQESSQLLEA; translated from the coding sequence ATGCTCAAGAAACGTGATCTTCACGACTGCCATGCTTTATTTGAATTAATGACGCACCCTGATGTCTTCCCTTTTGTTCGCCAAAAAGCCAATTGTTATGATGAGTTTATATTTATTACAAAGCAGACAATCGAATCCGAAGAGCGCGGTGAATTGATTTCACGCACAATTCTTGATGAATGGGGCGCTCCGATTGGGACGATTAATTTGTATGACATCCAGGAGAATGCCGGCTTTCTCGGCACATGGCTTGGCAAACCTTATCATGGCAAGGGGTATAACAAATTAGCAAAAGATGCTTTCTTTGAAGAGCTCTTTTTTGAAACAGGCATTGAAACTATTTTTATGAGGATCCGCAAGGAAAATATCCGCTCGCAAAAAGCTGCAGAAAAGCTTCCTTATGTCATTCTTGCAAATGAAACGAGAAAGTCTGTGTATGATCAGCTGAATGCAGATGGTGATATTTACAATCTATATGAGATCCCAAAAGATTTATATACTCTTCATGTTATGCGTCATGGAGCAGCAGTCCAAGAATCGTCCCAATTATTGGAGGCTTAA
- a CDS encoding amidohydrolase: protein MKILLKNAVIYPVTSPTFHGDVIVENGKIKKMGKNLKSDSNVKIIDCHSHHLLPGFIDVHTHLGLYDEGTGWAGNDANETIEPLSPHIRAMDGVYPLDPAFSDAVKYGITTAHIMPGSANVIGGTTSVIKTSGKNISKMIIQETAGLKIALGENPKRIHSHGNKDSITRMGIMGMLREAFYEALQCDNPDSLRFAPLVKALKREIPVRIHAHRADDIISAIRFAEEFNLDLRIEHCTEGHLIADELEGLNLKVSVGPTLTRRSKVELKNKTWKTYQQLTEHGVEVSITTDHPYTPVQYLNMCAAIAVREGLSEQKALEGITILPARNLRIDHQLGSIAEGKDADLVLWNHHPFHFLSKPKWTMIGGNFVYREP, encoded by the coding sequence ATGAAAATATTATTGAAAAATGCAGTCATATATCCTGTGACTTCCCCCACCTTTCATGGGGATGTAATAGTAGAAAACGGAAAAATAAAAAAGATGGGCAAGAACTTAAAGTCTGATTCAAATGTAAAAATTATAGACTGCCATAGCCACCATCTGCTTCCAGGCTTCATTGATGTCCATACTCATCTGGGTCTTTATGATGAAGGCACCGGATGGGCAGGCAATGATGCCAATGAAACAATTGAACCCTTAAGCCCGCATATTAGAGCGATGGATGGTGTATACCCTCTTGATCCCGCCTTTTCTGATGCCGTGAAATATGGCATAACAACTGCACACATCATGCCGGGAAGCGCCAATGTAATTGGAGGAACAACCTCTGTTATTAAGACATCCGGGAAAAACATCAGCAAGATGATTATCCAGGAAACAGCCGGCCTTAAAATTGCCCTCGGTGAAAATCCAAAACGGATTCATAGTCATGGCAACAAGGATTCCATAACAAGAATGGGGATAATGGGAATGCTGAGGGAAGCTTTTTATGAGGCTTTACAGTGCGATAATCCTGACTCTCTAAGATTTGCACCGCTTGTTAAGGCTCTTAAAAGAGAAATTCCCGTCAGAATACATGCACACAGGGCGGACGATATCATTTCTGCCATCCGCTTTGCAGAAGAATTCAATCTGGATCTTCGAATCGAACATTGCACAGAAGGCCATTTAATTGCAGACGAATTGGAAGGGCTGAATTTAAAGGTATCAGTCGGTCCCACTTTAACAAGGCGGTCCAAAGTAGAGCTGAAAAACAAAACCTGGAAAACGTATCAGCAGCTGACAGAGCATGGAGTGGAAGTCTCCATCACTACAGATCATCCATACACACCTGTACAATATTTGAATATGTGTGCAGCTATTGCAGTCCGTGAAGGCCTTTCCGAGCAAAAAGCCTTAGAAGGAATCACCATTTTGCCGGCCAGAAACCTCAGAATCGATCATCAGCTGGGAAGCATTGCGGAAGGAAAAGATGCTGACTTAGTTCTCTGGAATCATCATCCATTTCACTTTCTTTCCAAGCCAAAATGGACAATGATAGGCGGAAATTTTGTGTATAGGGAGCCGTAG
- a CDS encoding DedA family protein, producing MEEIIAGIFELLSQLGYAGIALGLMVEVIPSEIVLSYGGFLVSTGNIHFIGALLAGVAGGTLAQLFLYWLGAYGGRPVLDKYGKYLLIQKKHLDASEKWFEKYGTGVIFTARFIPVIRHAISIPAGIAKMPLSVFTVYTLAAMVPWTVLFLLLGMELGDHWRDIKEYAKPFILPIIAIALISGAIYLFYMKRKS from the coding sequence ATGGAAGAGATAATTGCCGGCATTTTTGAATTACTTTCCCAGCTGGGTTATGCCGGCATTGCACTTGGTTTAATGGTTGAAGTGATCCCAAGCGAAATTGTCCTGAGCTATGGCGGCTTTTTAGTCAGCACCGGAAATATCCATTTTATAGGAGCCCTCCTTGCAGGGGTTGCAGGCGGAACACTTGCCCAGCTGTTTCTTTACTGGCTGGGCGCATATGGCGGAAGGCCTGTTCTTGACAAATATGGAAAATATCTTCTGATTCAAAAAAAGCATTTGGATGCGTCAGAGAAATGGTTCGAAAAGTATGGGACTGGAGTAATTTTTACGGCCAGATTTATACCAGTGATACGGCATGCCATTTCAATCCCAGCCGGAATAGCCAAGATGCCTTTATCGGTCTTTACTGTTTACACACTAGCAGCTATGGTGCCATGGACGGTTCTCTTTCTATTATTGGGGATGGAGCTTGGTGACCACTGGAGAGACATCAAAGAATATGCAAAACCATTTATCTTGCCGATCATAGCTATTGCTTTGATCTCCGGCGCTATTTATTTGTTTTATATGAAGAGGAAAAGTTAA